Part of the Arachis hypogaea cultivar Tifrunner chromosome 6, arahy.Tifrunner.gnm2.J5K5, whole genome shotgun sequence genome, ACGCAACTTTGAACTCTCTTCAAGAGGAAAATACCACCCTTCAGGGCAAAGTTAAAAGCTTGGAAGAAGCGATGACTTCTTTTAATACAAAAGTTGAGAACATGAAAAAATACTGAAATAGGTTGCCAAGCTCATGAAGGAGGTCAAAATCCTCAATCAGTCAGTCACGAAAGCTGAACGTGCTAATGTAGACAGGTTGTTCGATGCTGAGCATAACATGCTTGAAGAAATAAAACTCTTAGCTTCCGACTTGGACGTCTTTGAAGTCAGTGGTTTTAAAAAAGGTTGTTAATGAAAAAGTAGGGGAGACCTTGtaaaaattttcataaatttttataaactttttgtactttaagtttctgcatttagtactttttattttcttttgtagacaagtttttttttatttgtctttgtGGACAaggtctttttctattttttaggaaGCTTTTTAGCTATTTTGAACTTTTGTTTAGACAATTAGGCTAAGTTTGCTTGAAACTTTAATgcctttaaattttatgattactcttttactttttaccgTTTTCTCAATATTAGTATTAATTGTGCTTTATTACCGTTATACTCGTAGTAATATTCaatgtattttaaatatttgtgatATAGTTGTATCGACATTAGAATTTATGCACATTAAATAGGCAATAATAACATTAACGTACGAAGCAATAGACAATCATTGAAATATCAAATTGAATTATCTAACGAAGTCAAGTacaaataatcataaaatttaggCCTCCTTAAAAACCTAGTAACTTTTAATAGGCAATAATACCATTTACTCTAGTAACTTTCTAAGAATAATACCTTTTGATGTGGATAGCAATTAGCATTCCATGTTCTCAGGACCTCGGAAGTTTTTAAGTTTTATAACGTGTACGTCCCTTTATCCAGATTTTCTTTAACCCTAATGGGTCCTTTTCAAGTGGGGGTTAACTTTTCTTAATATATCAATGTATCGGCATCAGTTTATTTTAGTACCAGGTCTCCTACTTGGAAGCTCCTAAGTTTGACTTTGGTATTATATCTCTTTGCAATCCTCTGCCTTAATGCTTGTTCAGCTAAATTGGCTGCTAACCTTACTTTATCAATAAGGTCAAGATCcatatgataatcaaaactcatgagTAGCAATCTTAGACTAGGCTCTCCAAATTTTTATTGGGTTCTGGTCTCAGCTTCTCTTAAATTTGGGAGTCCAAATCCACTAAAAATACTCCAGTAAAATATTTGACTTTATCCCTTAAGGTCAAACTTACTTTATTGTACTTTACAACAACTATTTGATCTACTCGGATAGTGGTTACACGACCTTCAGAGGTTAGGACTTCATCACAGAACTTTATTACTTTATTGGTATAAACACAGCTATCCAATCTCCTCAGATAGTGGCTACACGACCTTCAGAGGTTAGGACTTCATCACATAACTTTGTTGGAATAAATGCTCACAGATCATGTATTGTCTTTCTTTTCAGATCACATTGTAAGCCGTTGAATTCTTTAGGATCACATTTATTGTCTTTCTTCCTAACTTATGGTGTTGATGACCTTGGGGTTGAGGATTGTCCAAACTTTCAGCCATATTAGGTGatgaaattagattttttttcttttagtcaaAACCACCTTCGAGATGTCTTCATCTTGCATATATTCAAGgagatttgattaattttttccaTAGACTTCACATCCGTCGAAGTCAAGTGTCTTCTAAAATCACCTTCTAGCAAACCAGCAATGAAGTAAAAGTACACAATTTTAGGAGTTTGTGTGTTAACCTCTAGTAAAGCCTTGTTAAAGCAATTCAAGTAATTTTGGATACTCTCACTCACTCTTTGCTCTACACCAAGTAATGATATTGGGTGCTTGGCCTAAGTTCTTCTTGTAGTAAAGTGTGCTAAGAACTTCGTCTTGATATcagcaaaaaaaagagagatggaTCCAAAAGGCAATGTGTTGAATTAAGCCATTGTTGGTCCTAACAATGTTACTAAAAAAGCCTTACACTAGATCACATCTCCTACTCCTATTGGTTGATCAAAATGCTTAGGCAAGCGAACCTGGAGGACATGGGAAACAAATGGAGTTTGACCCATAATCACATGCTCCCGAGTATCCCTGTCTTTTTTAGGACTCAAACTCCTTTGTGGAGTCCGTTTCCTTTAAAAACTAGGCTaaaggggagttagttcttccttttctttcaagTTTGCGACGCCCCTCATCACATCGAAGGGAGTCCCTCCTATGCGCTTGAGGAGAGCGAGAATGTCGATGATCATCCTCTTGGCATCACGCGTGAGCCCTTTTCGAGGTCCTCTTTTCATGACTATGATTACGACCTCTAGTTGTATGACTTCGAGACCGAAATTGCTTGATTATGATCGCTCTTCCAATTGACGTTCTAACTCTTGCATTTGTGGCGCATTTCTTGCAAGGCACGAACGTAGTCTTACCCTAAACCAACAAAATGACAAACTCTAAAGTTCTGAACCTCGCGATTTTCTAATTTTGGAGGAACTTGAAGTTCTTGATTGGTAGGTGGGGAGATATCAGTTTTATGTCTATCATCTTGATTTTGTTGTTCATTGAAATGAGTGTTTGAGTTGATTACTGATTGTATTTTTTGGTCAACCATGGAACCAATAATGCAAGATCCCACAGATGGCGCCAAATATTCATACTTTTGGTGAGATTATGAGCTAGGAAGATTTGAAGATTCTAATCTGACAACGTTGGAATCGGGCTGGAAAGACAACCTAAAATACACTTTGATTCTTAAGTTAGTAGTGTTTTAGGTGATAGAGTGAACAGTGTATtacctactttttcttttttcctttattaCATCTTTTCGATGTAACCGTTATTAGACATTTACTGCCTTTAATGTATGCTTTTAATGCCATGATTTGACAGTTTCGCGAGTTAATGATTTTATTAGGCTTAATGActtaggcttggtttggtaaaactttttgaagaggtgattctactttttaaaagcTCAAGCTCTTCATTTTATgattggtaaataaaaaagatcatgtGTTTGTAATTGCAATTTTTAAAAGATCGAGATATTTTTGAAAGCAACTAAGATAGagctttttaaagttggcttgtatttttcaaaatttaaaaagtctaatataacctcatttgttaactaattttcaaatttcatgcttacatttatgtctattatagtatttttaaattttaaaagctattttactaaATACAATTATTGttgtttgtgtttattaaaagatttttaatttgatttgctAAACATAAAtgttacaacttttaaaaagttatttttaaaaattagctcttataaaatatttttgaaaagtaaaaacttTACCAAATTAAACCTGAATCATTtgatattaatgtaattttttcaTTTATTCATATTTTCAGTATGTCATTCTTGTTCAAACAGTTACATAGCTGGttctacttgtttttttttttctcgttATTCTTTGTTATGCCTCCTGCTATAAATAAAATGTAGTGAAAAAGAGAGAGCATGGAGAATAGAATTTGTGACTGAGTTGAATTCCATTGGGAAGGGAGGGAGGGAAATTTTTTTTGTCTAAGTATGAaaaagagaggggagagagaaaaGGATTATTTTGTCATTCTAAAAAAAGTCACATTTAGAATTTTACCAATTACTCAGGgtatttttaatttgagaatgaAATATTTCATTAACTCAAACTTTTTTTTGTCACAGTAGAAACTTGATTAAAAGAGTTAAAATGATTTATGaacccaattaaaaaatataaagacctacaaatttaataaaattataaaaataaaaaataattaaatctatttgtatttaaaatgataaaatactaaaatatgattAGTAAGATAAAAAGGAGACATCATTATAATCAaaacttctttttcatttttattttaaataagaatGTAATCttattatttacattttattAGAATTTGTTTAGATCATGTGGACGCtggatttatattattttttttattatttttttaatttatatcacacaaagtaataataaaaaatagattctcttaatcttttaattatttaataaaatacttattttatatttttaagtaaaaaatgtatgaaaaaaatattaaataataaaaaatcaagttTACTAAATAAttgaaggggaaaaaaaaaaggagacatTCCCGTTCCGCAACAGTGTCTTTCTTCACTAGTGAAATGGTGAATAGACCAAGCAACAAAATTATAGGAGAGAAACACTATCAAGCAGAGGCATGACCTGGAGTTCACTGGCAACAAGAGGTAAGAGATAGTCACTTTGTGCTTGTTTGATggcattattttgttaaaaaaatttttttttaagaagttgtaaattatattttttaatttttttttaaaaaaaatatttttatgtaataaataaacaaaaaaatacttttatattattatatctaaatatataattaatagataaaaagatttttttcataaaatattcaaacataaaattatttttactttttcatgaaatattttaaaaaaagataactcgaaaaaaatatttttttaaaagctcacccaaacaaattCTTTATTCCCCCATAACTCTCTTTactaatcttattttatattatattaatttaaggcATCAAGATAACCGGATAAGACCTGAGCCACCAATAATTGAATTTATTAGATGATATGAAGttctaaacaaaacaaaaaccgATGCTTAccattaatgataataataaagaagAAACCTTTCAATCATGTGATGAGATCGTTATTCTATTACTATATAGCCATAGCCCCACCCAACACCAATTTACTCTTCTTATTCTTATACCTGTTCTTCTTCTTTGTAAATTGCATTGATGGCTGTTTACTCTAATTGCTTAACTCAAATCCCACTTCGCAATTATGGATCATCTCTCAAATATCCAAAGAAAGAATTGAAGGCCAGGAGCAGCTTTGTTCCTCTGAAAAAGGCACCAGCAGTGAGGATCACAAAAGTCACAGCATCCATTAAAAACAAGGTCAATATAATATCAtcgttcttcttttatttttctgcacttcaCTACAATACAATACAATACACGCTACTTTCTGTTTGATGTTTATTCTCTGAGGAGTGCTAGGGGCCAGCaaattttgtgttttgtaattatcaattggccatcaatagtatttttaatggtatgaaattatatcaaatggtgGGAGATCAATCTTCTTTTTGATGGTTAAATTCTagccacaaaacacaaaagtaaGTTGCTGCCCTCGTAAATTTTTCCTTATTTCTATTTTTGTCCaagcagaagaagaaaacaattaTCATGTGGGTTcagaaataaaaattagaaaatagaaatagtaTATTTGGATAATTGATTGATGTGTCTAACCTCTAAAGAAAACAGGTTTACGAGGATAGATCAGAGGGCATAGTTTGCTACGAAGATGAGCGGGGAGAAATAATATGTGAAGGGTATGATGAAGGACCATGCTTTCAAAGAATTCCAAAGGCAAGCTATCACCTTCCAAATCCAAGGTAGCTAGAAAATTTGATACTCTATAGtcttttttgttgattgttattgTTTTATGACTTTAAGACTGCATTTGTCCAGAGATGCTGAAATCAGGAATCTTGTTATCCAACAAGGATGGCTTCAGATTGCtaaagaggaagaaaaagtgaACAATGATACAGTTGAGAGTCTCAAAAGAGACTTGAACTGCAATGGCTTTAACTCCTTTCGCTAGTCACCTCAATCTTACCATCTTGTATGTATTCGATCGATGGCAattcttttctcaatttaattgcCTCTCCTTTTCAGTCATTGATGTATACTACTATCTTTACCCTACTAGTATTGTAAATTATATCTCATGGAACAGCAGAGCATGACTTGCAATAAATTTGTTTGTCTTTGCGTCTTAAAAGCACAGCACTCATACATATTTTATGCATTTGCATTATTTACAAAGGCTATCTTTCTATCCAAAtgcatatttttatatacaaagatgctatttgtgctatttttgtatactaaaatcagtcaccaatgtatttatgtataaatatatttgtggtttaatttattttcaatgtatatttatattccagCATAGCTGTagtagctaattttagtgtaGACGAAGCATAAGTCTTTTATATATGGCCAACAAAGCCTATGctacaaaagaaaggaaaagaataaAATGAAAAGCTAACTTACTAGATACTCACAGCACCCACAGTAATGAAAATTAGCGATTAACATTTTTAAAGA contains:
- the LOC112695217 gene encoding uncharacterized protein, giving the protein MAVYSNCLTQIPLRNYGSSLKYPKKELKARSSFVPLKKAPAVRITKVTASIKNKVYEDRSEGIVCYEDERGEIICEGYDEGPCFQRIPKASYHLPNPRDAEIRNLVIQQGWLQIAKEEEKVNNDTVESLKRDLNCNGFNSFR